A window of the Lagenorhynchus albirostris chromosome 1, mLagAlb1.1, whole genome shotgun sequence genome harbors these coding sequences:
- the PLEKHG3 gene encoding pleckstrin homology domain-containing family G member 3 isoform X7, which produces MPVSASLHQDGSQERPVSLTSTTSSSGSSRDSRGAMEEPSGSEASAKNGAGSPRGRRLPSNNSSSWLSMRGPLSPFNSRASVAPAHKLSYVGRVVREIVETERTYVQDLRSIVEDYLLKIIDTPGLLNPEQVSALFGNIESIYALNSQLLRDLDSCNSDPVAVASCFVERSQEFDIYTQYCNNYPNSVAALTECMQDKQQAKFFRDRQELLQHSLPLGSYLLKPVQRILKYHLLLQEIAKHFDEEEDGFEVVEDAIDTMTCVAWYINDMKRRHEHAVRLQEIQSLLINWKGPDLTTYGELVLEGTFRVHRVRNEKTFFLFDKALLITKKRGDHFVYKGHIPAKTVEEKRSWTHHIKRLILENHHTTIPQKAKEAILEMDSYYPNRYRHSPERLKKASQDEASTHVHQGRRQSEPGQLLYNRATLPSRQRGFTVPGLKGHRKSEPSRHLLRQHSEKARAAGMKHAGSVGMLLDFEQPPCARGLQSEAEGAAREEEEEEEQAFQVSLEDLAGHEGREQGAGPEPPGEEEEEEEEEESLAVAEQVADFASSLLAALHCWHYRANALLFSRGAMGKGHREPEDPKSCRRPSSRSPTTAEKCLSFESVSSLPEVEPDPGSGTEQEESAATEGPRTEEMPSDTEAPEVLEMQLDTHQLLLGLDPPGDVVDFMVADSTEDPKVLSSEDEEEEVGAAHEPESLLPPSVLDQASVIAERFVSSFSRRSSLALEDGKASGFGTPRLTSRSSSVVSLEDSEKGLARRGSTTDPLGSQLPPEADISVGVAAESDPSVNGTETQSPGCPAEPDRPSCTKESKLSSRDRLLLDKIKSYYESAEHHDAGFSVRRRESLSFIPKGLVRNSVSRINSLPRPDPEPVAPPGHKRQVGSRAASWALFDYPGPGQAHAGDPAPITDAEFRPSSEIVKIWEEVESPEGSPGKGPGQGQANSFDLHEPLFILEERELGAITEESAAASPERASPTEPPSPAHLARELKELVKELSSGTQGELVTPLHPRILQLSHVMDSHVSERVKSKVYQLARQYSLRIKSKSVTARPPQPWEKVAATTPYLQPEAGAPSAGRGVQAARCLLTGKRKPVLSLFNHEQPTAQEHSPPKSGSAREVSPRRFSFSSLATSPRTTSPGAWHIPRSPLSPLDTETFNWPDVRELCSKYASQDEALQAKGSRPRNLPVNRSHSLPENMMQPQPPLSGKVGRCCSLNARRAPAGPGVAQPQPLAGSSPSAPDGGEALYVTADLTLEDSRRMVIMEKGPLSGPNAGLEAASGQGPSSPAAQAGQGLAFQECAEYRPKEEGPRDPADPSQQGRVRSLREKFQALNSTGAALAHVEGRGWPLVSWRPEDWPMGTVEGDSCCYLPWSRTCPQMHQRPSLLPGECHHLTASCLGFPRYRRRLVGGID; this is translated from the exons ATGCCCGTCTCTGCCTCGCTCCACCAAGATGGCAGCCAGGAGCGGCCCGTGAGCCtgacctccaccacctcctcgtCAGGCTCCTCCCGTGACAGCCGCGGGGCCATGGAGGAGCCCAGCGGCTCCGAGGCTTCGGCCAAGAACGGGGCCGGCTCCCCGCGCGGCCGGCGTCTCCCCAGCAACAATTCCAGCAGCTGGCTGAGCATGAGGGGCCCCCTGTCCCCTTTCAACAGCCGGGCGTCGGTAGCGCCTGCGCACAAGCTCAGCTACGTGGGTCGAGTAGTGCGGGAAATCGTGGAAACGGAGCGCACGTACGTGCAGGACCTGCGCAGCATCGTAGAG GACTACCTCTTGAAGATCATTGACACGCCTGGGCTGCTGAACCCGGAGCAAGTCAGTGCCCTTTTTGGGAACATAGAAAGCATCTACGCACTGAACAG CCAGCTACTCAGAGACCTGGACAGCTGCAATAGTGACCCGGTGGCTGTGGCCAGCTGCTTTGTGGAAAGG AGCCAAGAGTTTGATATCTACACCCAGTATTGCAACAACTACCCCAA CTCAGTGGCCGCCCTCACCGAGTGCATGCAGGACAAGCAGCAGGCCAAGTTCTTTCGGGACCGGCAGGAGCTGCTGCAGCACTCACTGCCCTTGGGTTCCTACCTCCTAAAGCCAGTCCAGCGCATCCTCAAGTACCACCTGCTACTCCAG GAAATCGCCAAACATTTTGATGAAGAAGAGGACGGCTTTGAGGTGGTAGAGGATGCCATTGACACCATGACTTGCGTGGCCTGGTACATCAACGACATGAAGAGGAGACATGAGCACGCAGTCCGGCTCCAG GAGATTCAGTCTCTGCTCATCAACTGGAAGGGGCCAGACCTGACCACCTATGGGGAGCTCGTCCTGGAGGGCACATTCCGCGTACACCGTGTGCGCAACGAGAAGACCTTTTTCCTCTTTGACAAAGCACTGCTCATCACCAAGAAgcggggagatcactttgtctaCAAGGGTCACATCCCG GCCAAAACTGTGGAGGAGAAACGGAGCTGGACTCACCACATCAAGAGGCTCATCTTGGAGAACCACCACACCACCATCCCCCAGAAG GCCAAAGAAGCCATCCTGGAAATGGATTCCTATT ATCCCAATCGGTACCGCCACAGCCCAGAGCGCCTGAAGAAGGCCTCCCAGGATGAGGCGTCCACCCATGTGCACCAGGGGCGCCGGCAGTCTG AGCCTGGTCAGCTCCTGTACAACCGGGCAACACTCCCCAGCAGGCAGCGAGGCTTCACGGTGCCAGGCCTTAAGGGCCATAGAAAGTCGG AGCCATCCAGACATCTGCTCAGGCAACACAGCGAGAAAG CCAGAGCAGCAGGAATGAAG CATGCGGGCAGTGTTGGCATGCTCCTGGACTTTGAACAGCCCCCCTGTGCTCGGGGCCTGCAGTCGGAGGCTGAAGGGGCTGcccgggaggaggaggaggaggaagaacaggCCTTTCAGGTGTCCCTGGAGGACCTGGCAGGGCATGAAGGCCGCGAGCAGGGGGCTGGGCCAGAGCCCCCaggcgaggaggaggaggaggaggaggaggaggagagcctGGCAGTGGCGGAGCAGGTAGCCGACTTTGCCAGCTCCCTGCTGGCCGCCCTCCACTGCTGGCACTATCGGGCCAACGCTCTACTTTTCTCCCGGGGCGCTATG GGGAAGGGGCACAGGGAGCCCGAAGACCCCAAGAGCTGCCGAAGGCCCAGCAGCCGATCTCCAACCACCGCTGAGAAGTGCCTGAGCTTTGAGTCTGTGTCTTCCCTGCCGGAG GTTGAGCCAGACCCTGGGTCTGGGACAGAGCAGGAGGAGTCTGCTGCCACGGAAGGTCCCAGGACCGAGGAGATGCCCTCAGACACAGAGGCCCCAGAAGTCCTAGAAATGCAGCTTGACACCCACCAGCTGCTGCTGGGACTGGACCCCCCGGGTGACGTGGTGGACTTCATGGTGGCCGACAGCACCGAGGACCCGAAGGTCCTGAGCAgtgaggacgaggaggaggaggtgggggccgCCCACGAGCCCGAgagcctcctgcctccctctgtgCTGGACCAGGCCAGCGTCATCGCCGAGCGGTTCGTCAGCAGCTTCTCTCGGCGGAGCAGCCTGGCGCTGGAGGACGGCAAGGCCAGCGGCTTCGGGACCCCGAGGCTGACCAGCCGGAGCAGCAGTGTGGTCAGCCTAGAGGACAGTGAGAAGGGCCTGGCCCGACGAGGGAGCACCACAGACCCCCTGGGCTCTCAGCTCCCTCCAGAAGCGGACATCAGTGTGGGGGTGGCCGCAGAGAGTGACCCTTCTGTCAACGGGACAGAGACCCAGAGCCCAGGCTGCCCAGCGGAGCCAGACAGGCCTTCCTGCACGAAGGAATCGAAGCTTTCTTCCCGAGACCGGCTGTTGTTGGACAAAATCAAGAGCTACTATGAAAGTGCAGAGCACCACGACGCAGGCTTCAGTGTCCGGCGCCGGGAGAGCCTCTCCTTCATCCCCAAAGGACTGGTGAGAAACTCAGTCTCCAGAATCAACAGCCTTCCCAGGCCAGACCCGGAGCCAGTGGCTCCGCCGGGGCATAAGAGACAGGTGGGTTCGCGGGCAGCCTCGTGGGCCCTCTTTGACTACCCAGGACCAGGCCAGGCTCATGCTGGGGACCCAGCTCCCATCACAGATGCTGAGTTCCGCCCGTCTTCGGAAATTGTGAAGATCTGGGAGGAAGTGGAGTCTCCTGAGGGCAGCCCTGGGAAGGGACCAGGCCAAGGCCAGGCCAATAGCTTTGACCTGCATGAGCCCCTCTTCATCCTGGAGGAGCGTGAGCTGGGGGCCATCACTGAGGAGTCGGCTGCTGCCTCGCCGGAGCGTGCCTCCCCCACTGAGCCCCCCAGCCCGGCCCACCTGGCCCGGGAGCTGAAGGAGCTGGTGAAGGAGCTGAGCAGCGGCACCCAGGGGGAGCTGGTGACCCCACTACATCCCCGCATCCTGCAGCTCTCCCATGTGATGGACAGCCATGTGAGCGAGCGAGTCAAGAGCAAGGTCTACCAGCTGGCTCGCCAGTACAGCCTCCGGATCAAGAGCAAGTCGGTGACGGCCAGGCCACCGCAGCCGTGGGAAAAGGTGGCTGCCACCACCCCCTACCTGCAGCCGGAGGCTGGAGCACCATCTGCTGGCAGAG GGGTTCAGGCGGCTCGCTGTCTCCTCACAGGTAAGAGGAAACCGGTGCTGTCTCTCTTCAACCACGAGCAGCCCACGGCCCAGGAACACAGCCCACCCAAGTCCGGCTCTGCCAGGGAGGTATCGCCACGGCGTTTCTCCTTCAGCTCCTTGGCCACCAGCCCGAGGACCACCTCGCCTGGGGCCTGGCACATCCCCCGAAGCCCCCTCAGCCCCTTGGACACCGAGACTTTCAACTGGCCCGACGTCCGAGAGCTCTGCTCCAAATATGCCTCCCAGGACGAGGCGCTCCAGGCCAAGGGCAGCCGGCCGCGCAACCTGCCCGTCAACCGGAGCCACTCGCTGCCGGAGAACATGATGCAGCCGCAGCCGCCCCTGTCGGGGAAGGTGGGCCGCTGCTGCAGCCTGAACGCCAGGAGGGCTCCGGCAGGCCCAGGGGTCGCCCAGCCTCAGCCTCTGGCGGGGTCATCCCCAAGTGCGCCGGACGGAGGGGAGGCCCTGTACGTCACCGCAGACCTTACACTGGAGGACAGCCGGCGGATGGTCATCATGGAGAAGGGGCCCCTGTCCGGCCCCAACGCGGGACTGGAGGCAGCCAGCGGGCAGGGACCGAGCTCACCAGCAGCCCAGGCGGGGCAGGGCCTGGCGTTCCAGGAGTGTGCAGAGTATCGGCCTAAAGAAGAGGGTCCCAGGGACCCGGCGGACCCAAGCCAGCAGGGCAGAGTGAGGAGCCTGCGGGAGAAATTCCAGGCCTTGAACTCCACAG GTGCTGCTTTGGCACAtgtggaggggagagggtggcCCCTCGTCTCTTGGCGCCCTGAAGACTGGCCCATGGGAACAGTTGAGGGAGACTCTTGCTGCTATCTGCCCTGGAGCAGGACATGCCCTCAGATGCACCAGAGGCCTTCTTTATTGCCAGGTGAGTGTCATCACCTCACTGCCTCCTGCCTTGGTTTCCCTAGGTATCGAAGGAGGCTGGTGGGTGGTATAGATTAG
- the PLEKHG3 gene encoding pleckstrin homology domain-containing family G member 3 isoform X2, translating to MPVSASLHQDGSQERPVSLTSTTSSSGSSRDSRGAMEEPSGSEASAKNGAGSPRGRRLPSNNSSSWLSMRGPLSPFNSRASVAPAHKLSYVGRVVREIVETERTYVQDLRSIVEDYLLKIIDTPGLLNPEQVSALFGNIESIYALNSQLLRDLDSCNSDPVAVASCFVERSQEFDIYTQYCNNYPNSVAALTECMQDKQQAKFFRDRQELLQHSLPLGSYLLKPVQRILKYHLLLQEIAKHFDEEEDGFEVVEDAIDTMTCVAWYINDMKRRHEHAVRLQEIQSLLINWKGPDLTTYGELVLEGTFRVHRVRNEKTFFLFDKALLITKKRGDHFVYKGHIPCSSLMLIESTRESPCFTVTHYKHSKQQYNIQAKTVEEKRSWTHHIKRLILENHHTTIPQKAKEAILEMDSYYPNRYRHSPERLKKASQDEASTHVHQGRRQSEPGQLLYNRATLPSRQRGFTVPGLKGHRKSEPSRHLLRQHSEKARAAGMKHAGSVGMLLDFEQPPCARGLQSEAEGAAREEEEEEEQAFQVSLEDLAGHEGREQGAGPEPPGEEEEEEEEEESLAVAEQVADFASSLLAALHCWHYRANALLFSRGAMGKGHREPEDPKSCRRPSSRSPTTAEKCLSFESVSSLPEVEPDPGSGTEQEESAATEGPRTEEMPSDTEAPEVLEMQLDTHQLLLGLDPPGDVVDFMVADSTEDPKVLSSEDEEEEVGAAHEPESLLPPSVLDQASVIAERFVSSFSRRSSLALEDGKASGFGTPRLTSRSSSVVSLEDSEKGLARRGSTTDPLGSQLPPEADISVGVAAESDPSVNGTETQSPGCPAEPDRPSCTKESKLSSRDRLLLDKIKSYYESAEHHDAGFSVRRRESLSFIPKGLVRNSVSRINSLPRPDPEPVAPPGHKRQVGSRAASWALFDYPGPGQAHAGDPAPITDAEFRPSSEIVKIWEEVESPEGSPGKGPGQGQANSFDLHEPLFILEERELGAITEESAAASPERASPTEPPSPAHLARELKELVKELSSGTQGELVTPLHPRILQLSHVMDSHVSERVKSKVYQLARQYSLRIKSKSVTARPPQPWEKVAATTPYLQPEAGAPSAGRGKRKPVLSLFNHEQPTAQEHSPPKSGSAREVSPRRFSFSSLATSPRTTSPGAWHIPRSPLSPLDTETFNWPDVRELCSKYASQDEALQAKGSRPRNLPVNRSHSLPENMMQPQPPLSGKVGRCCSLNARRAPAGPGVAQPQPLAGSSPSAPDGGEALYVTADLTLEDSRRMVIMEKGPLSGPNAGLEAASGQGPSSPAAQAGQGLAFQECAEYRPKEEGPRDPADPSQQGRVRSLREKFQALNSTGAALAHVEGRGWPLVSWRPEDWPMGTVEGDSCCYLPWSRTCPQMHQRPSLLPGECHHLTASCLGFPRYRRRLVGGID from the exons ATGCCCGTCTCTGCCTCGCTCCACCAAGATGGCAGCCAGGAGCGGCCCGTGAGCCtgacctccaccacctcctcgtCAGGCTCCTCCCGTGACAGCCGCGGGGCCATGGAGGAGCCCAGCGGCTCCGAGGCTTCGGCCAAGAACGGGGCCGGCTCCCCGCGCGGCCGGCGTCTCCCCAGCAACAATTCCAGCAGCTGGCTGAGCATGAGGGGCCCCCTGTCCCCTTTCAACAGCCGGGCGTCGGTAGCGCCTGCGCACAAGCTCAGCTACGTGGGTCGAGTAGTGCGGGAAATCGTGGAAACGGAGCGCACGTACGTGCAGGACCTGCGCAGCATCGTAGAG GACTACCTCTTGAAGATCATTGACACGCCTGGGCTGCTGAACCCGGAGCAAGTCAGTGCCCTTTTTGGGAACATAGAAAGCATCTACGCACTGAACAG CCAGCTACTCAGAGACCTGGACAGCTGCAATAGTGACCCGGTGGCTGTGGCCAGCTGCTTTGTGGAAAGG AGCCAAGAGTTTGATATCTACACCCAGTATTGCAACAACTACCCCAA CTCAGTGGCCGCCCTCACCGAGTGCATGCAGGACAAGCAGCAGGCCAAGTTCTTTCGGGACCGGCAGGAGCTGCTGCAGCACTCACTGCCCTTGGGTTCCTACCTCCTAAAGCCAGTCCAGCGCATCCTCAAGTACCACCTGCTACTCCAG GAAATCGCCAAACATTTTGATGAAGAAGAGGACGGCTTTGAGGTGGTAGAGGATGCCATTGACACCATGACTTGCGTGGCCTGGTACATCAACGACATGAAGAGGAGACATGAGCACGCAGTCCGGCTCCAG GAGATTCAGTCTCTGCTCATCAACTGGAAGGGGCCAGACCTGACCACCTATGGGGAGCTCGTCCTGGAGGGCACATTCCGCGTACACCGTGTGCGCAACGAGAAGACCTTTTTCCTCTTTGACAAAGCACTGCTCATCACCAAGAAgcggggagatcactttgtctaCAAGGGTCACATCCCG tgCTCCTCCCTGATGCTGATCGAGAGCACCAGAGAATCCCCGTGCTTCACCGTCACACACTACAAGCACAGCAAGCAGCAGTACAACATCCAG GCCAAAACTGTGGAGGAGAAACGGAGCTGGACTCACCACATCAAGAGGCTCATCTTGGAGAACCACCACACCACCATCCCCCAGAAG GCCAAAGAAGCCATCCTGGAAATGGATTCCTATT ATCCCAATCGGTACCGCCACAGCCCAGAGCGCCTGAAGAAGGCCTCCCAGGATGAGGCGTCCACCCATGTGCACCAGGGGCGCCGGCAGTCTG AGCCTGGTCAGCTCCTGTACAACCGGGCAACACTCCCCAGCAGGCAGCGAGGCTTCACGGTGCCAGGCCTTAAGGGCCATAGAAAGTCGG AGCCATCCAGACATCTGCTCAGGCAACACAGCGAGAAAG CCAGAGCAGCAGGAATGAAG CATGCGGGCAGTGTTGGCATGCTCCTGGACTTTGAACAGCCCCCCTGTGCTCGGGGCCTGCAGTCGGAGGCTGAAGGGGCTGcccgggaggaggaggaggaggaagaacaggCCTTTCAGGTGTCCCTGGAGGACCTGGCAGGGCATGAAGGCCGCGAGCAGGGGGCTGGGCCAGAGCCCCCaggcgaggaggaggaggaggaggaggaggaggagagcctGGCAGTGGCGGAGCAGGTAGCCGACTTTGCCAGCTCCCTGCTGGCCGCCCTCCACTGCTGGCACTATCGGGCCAACGCTCTACTTTTCTCCCGGGGCGCTATG GGGAAGGGGCACAGGGAGCCCGAAGACCCCAAGAGCTGCCGAAGGCCCAGCAGCCGATCTCCAACCACCGCTGAGAAGTGCCTGAGCTTTGAGTCTGTGTCTTCCCTGCCGGAG GTTGAGCCAGACCCTGGGTCTGGGACAGAGCAGGAGGAGTCTGCTGCCACGGAAGGTCCCAGGACCGAGGAGATGCCCTCAGACACAGAGGCCCCAGAAGTCCTAGAAATGCAGCTTGACACCCACCAGCTGCTGCTGGGACTGGACCCCCCGGGTGACGTGGTGGACTTCATGGTGGCCGACAGCACCGAGGACCCGAAGGTCCTGAGCAgtgaggacgaggaggaggaggtgggggccgCCCACGAGCCCGAgagcctcctgcctccctctgtgCTGGACCAGGCCAGCGTCATCGCCGAGCGGTTCGTCAGCAGCTTCTCTCGGCGGAGCAGCCTGGCGCTGGAGGACGGCAAGGCCAGCGGCTTCGGGACCCCGAGGCTGACCAGCCGGAGCAGCAGTGTGGTCAGCCTAGAGGACAGTGAGAAGGGCCTGGCCCGACGAGGGAGCACCACAGACCCCCTGGGCTCTCAGCTCCCTCCAGAAGCGGACATCAGTGTGGGGGTGGCCGCAGAGAGTGACCCTTCTGTCAACGGGACAGAGACCCAGAGCCCAGGCTGCCCAGCGGAGCCAGACAGGCCTTCCTGCACGAAGGAATCGAAGCTTTCTTCCCGAGACCGGCTGTTGTTGGACAAAATCAAGAGCTACTATGAAAGTGCAGAGCACCACGACGCAGGCTTCAGTGTCCGGCGCCGGGAGAGCCTCTCCTTCATCCCCAAAGGACTGGTGAGAAACTCAGTCTCCAGAATCAACAGCCTTCCCAGGCCAGACCCGGAGCCAGTGGCTCCGCCGGGGCATAAGAGACAGGTGGGTTCGCGGGCAGCCTCGTGGGCCCTCTTTGACTACCCAGGACCAGGCCAGGCTCATGCTGGGGACCCAGCTCCCATCACAGATGCTGAGTTCCGCCCGTCTTCGGAAATTGTGAAGATCTGGGAGGAAGTGGAGTCTCCTGAGGGCAGCCCTGGGAAGGGACCAGGCCAAGGCCAGGCCAATAGCTTTGACCTGCATGAGCCCCTCTTCATCCTGGAGGAGCGTGAGCTGGGGGCCATCACTGAGGAGTCGGCTGCTGCCTCGCCGGAGCGTGCCTCCCCCACTGAGCCCCCCAGCCCGGCCCACCTGGCCCGGGAGCTGAAGGAGCTGGTGAAGGAGCTGAGCAGCGGCACCCAGGGGGAGCTGGTGACCCCACTACATCCCCGCATCCTGCAGCTCTCCCATGTGATGGACAGCCATGTGAGCGAGCGAGTCAAGAGCAAGGTCTACCAGCTGGCTCGCCAGTACAGCCTCCGGATCAAGAGCAAGTCGGTGACGGCCAGGCCACCGCAGCCGTGGGAAAAGGTGGCTGCCACCACCCCCTACCTGCAGCCGGAGGCTGGAGCACCATCTGCTGGCAGAG GTAAGAGGAAACCGGTGCTGTCTCTCTTCAACCACGAGCAGCCCACGGCCCAGGAACACAGCCCACCCAAGTCCGGCTCTGCCAGGGAGGTATCGCCACGGCGTTTCTCCTTCAGCTCCTTGGCCACCAGCCCGAGGACCACCTCGCCTGGGGCCTGGCACATCCCCCGAAGCCCCCTCAGCCCCTTGGACACCGAGACTTTCAACTGGCCCGACGTCCGAGAGCTCTGCTCCAAATATGCCTCCCAGGACGAGGCGCTCCAGGCCAAGGGCAGCCGGCCGCGCAACCTGCCCGTCAACCGGAGCCACTCGCTGCCGGAGAACATGATGCAGCCGCAGCCGCCCCTGTCGGGGAAGGTGGGCCGCTGCTGCAGCCTGAACGCCAGGAGGGCTCCGGCAGGCCCAGGGGTCGCCCAGCCTCAGCCTCTGGCGGGGTCATCCCCAAGTGCGCCGGACGGAGGGGAGGCCCTGTACGTCACCGCAGACCTTACACTGGAGGACAGCCGGCGGATGGTCATCATGGAGAAGGGGCCCCTGTCCGGCCCCAACGCGGGACTGGAGGCAGCCAGCGGGCAGGGACCGAGCTCACCAGCAGCCCAGGCGGGGCAGGGCCTGGCGTTCCAGGAGTGTGCAGAGTATCGGCCTAAAGAAGAGGGTCCCAGGGACCCGGCGGACCCAAGCCAGCAGGGCAGAGTGAGGAGCCTGCGGGAGAAATTCCAGGCCTTGAACTCCACAG GTGCTGCTTTGGCACAtgtggaggggagagggtggcCCCTCGTCTCTTGGCGCCCTGAAGACTGGCCCATGGGAACAGTTGAGGGAGACTCTTGCTGCTATCTGCCCTGGAGCAGGACATGCCCTCAGATGCACCAGAGGCCTTCTTTATTGCCAGGTGAGTGTCATCACCTCACTGCCTCCTGCCTTGGTTTCCCTAGGTATCGAAGGAGGCTGGTGGGTGGTATAGATTAG